The DNA sequence ATGAGGTTGGCGGTGTCGCCCCTCGGCGTGTCGGACCGTCAACCTCATGATCGACGGACGGGTCGGTGGGGGTGCGGGCGTGGAGCAGGGCCTGGATGCCGTCCAGGATGCGGGCGAGTCCGAAGTCGAGGGTGCGGTCGGGGGCGGGTGGGGCGGCGGGGTCGGCCAGGGCGGCGGCGAGGGCCGGGAAGCGGTCCTCGCGGCCGTGCACGAGCGCGGCGAACGCGGCCTCCCGGCCGGACCCGGGCGGGAGGGCGGCCAGGTTGCGGGCGTGCCCGACCAGCAGGGTGGCCACGTCGAGCCGCTCGGACGCGGTGAGCCCGGTGTCGGCGAGCGCGGCGACGACGCGTTCCACCCAGGCCAGCTCGTTCGGCCCGGGCAGTCGCGCGCCGACGGCTGCCGCCTGCGCCCAGGGATGCCGGCGGAACCGCTCGACCAGCCGCCGGGTCCAGTCGTCGAGCTGCGCCCGCCAGCCCGCGTCGGCCGGCGCCGGGACGTCGGCCGCGCCTCGGTCGGCCGGTACCGGGA is a window from the Micromonospora sp. DSM 45708 genome containing:
- a CDS encoding TetR/AcrR family transcriptional regulator; translated protein: MRTGEVDKKRLFELLWGTPVGPRRGPRPTLSPAVVARAGIAVADADGLDGLTMQRVAASLAVTKMALYRYVPGRAELIALMLDAALGEPPPAPADRPADRGVAHVPVPADRGAADVPAPADAGWRAQLDDWTRRLVERFRRHPWAQAAAVGARLPGPNELAWVERVVAALADTGLTASERLDVATLLVGHARNLAALPPGSGREAAFAALVHGREDRFPALAAALADPAAPPAPDRTLDFGLARILDGIQALLHARTPTDPSVDHEVDGPTRRGATPPTS